Proteins found in one Terriglobia bacterium genomic segment:
- a CDS encoding DUF5752 family protein yields MNHPEPFRFYTERHLVELTGRNARTLPQLLAILREVPGSSVFYHTHQRFLTHHFEKPVVYNDFAVWVGEALREDALSEKLAAIDMLAFTSVRQLRDSIVQTIEIHLRTVGGRARECPPGDEFHFCKSKSFIMPLGTVGSNVADFFSKLPTITNNSLYFHFLEARFRLERATNDFSQWLAGWGKTELAGAIGALDPYERTMDELKNEIIELSRRKGAH; encoded by the coding sequence ATGAACCACCCTGAGCCGTTTCGATTTTACACGGAACGTCATCTGGTCGAACTCACCGGCCGGAACGCGCGTACTCTCCCCCAGCTGCTCGCCATTTTGCGCGAAGTGCCGGGCTCTTCTGTCTTCTATCACACCCACCAGCGTTTTCTGACACACCACTTTGAGAAGCCCGTGGTCTACAACGACTTTGCCGTTTGGGTCGGCGAGGCGTTGCGGGAGGATGCGCTATCGGAAAAACTCGCCGCCATCGACATGCTGGCTTTCACCTCGGTGAGGCAACTGCGCGACAGCATCGTGCAGACGATCGAGATTCACCTGCGCACGGTCGGCGGACGTGCCCGCGAATGCCCGCCTGGCGATGAGTTTCATTTCTGCAAGTCCAAGAGCTTTATCATGCCGCTCGGCACGGTCGGGAGCAACGTCGCGGATTTTTTCTCCAAATTGCCGACGATTACGAACAACTCGCTCTACTTCCATTTTCTGGAGGCGCGCTTCCGGCTGGAGCGTGCCACCAACGATTTTTCCCAATGGCTGGCAGGGTGGGGTAAGACGGAACTTGCCGGGGCTATCGGTGCACTGGATCCCTATGAACGCACCATGGACGAGCTGAAAAACGAGATCATCGAGTTGAGCCGCCGGAAGGGAGCGCATTGA
- a CDS encoding 1-deoxy-D-xylulose-5-phosphate reductoisomerase has protein sequence MKSISILGSTGSIGTNTLRVTSSFPAAFRVVGLAGGRNISLLANQIEAAHPRIASSLDECTSRELQAILRHRGYPLDQTRFVYGEEGTTEVSCHPEATTVLSAITGAAGLLPTYRAVESGKHIALANKETLVMAGQLMMEKARERGVEILPVDSEHNAIHQCLRSACRSEIRRLILTASGGPFRDTPKEKLAAVTREEALNHPTWRMGKKITIDSATLMNKGLEVIEASWLFGVTADEVAVTVHPQSIVHSMVEFIDGSVLAQLGLADMRVPIQYALTYPERWNCALPSLDLQKLSRLEFLEPDHDKFQCLNLAYRALRSGGTAPAVLNAANEVAVESFLDNRIGFDGIPSIIASVLDAHTPVEASSLGAVLDADAWARRKAWEFADHTCSAAH, from the coding sequence ATGAAATCCATATCAATTCTTGGTTCGACGGGTTCCATCGGCACCAATACTCTCCGGGTGACTTCCAGTTTCCCCGCTGCTTTTCGTGTCGTAGGGCTGGCCGGCGGCAGAAACATCTCGTTGCTGGCGAACCAAATAGAGGCCGCCCATCCACGGATCGCGTCCAGCCTGGACGAATGCACCTCCCGTGAGTTGCAGGCGATCCTGCGCCACCGAGGGTACCCTCTCGATCAGACCCGCTTCGTTTATGGAGAGGAGGGGACGACCGAGGTCTCGTGCCATCCGGAGGCGACGACAGTCCTGTCGGCCATCACCGGAGCCGCGGGGCTGCTGCCGACCTATCGCGCAGTCGAGAGCGGCAAGCACATCGCCCTGGCCAACAAAGAGACGCTGGTCATGGCGGGTCAATTGATGATGGAAAAGGCGCGCGAGCGCGGCGTGGAAATCCTGCCGGTGGACAGCGAGCACAACGCGATCCACCAGTGCCTGCGCAGCGCATGCCGGAGCGAGATCCGGCGTTTGATCCTGACCGCTTCGGGCGGGCCGTTCCGGGACACCCCGAAGGAGAAGTTGGCCGCGGTTACGAGAGAAGAGGCCTTGAACCATCCCACCTGGCGCATGGGAAAGAAAATCACCATCGATTCCGCCACCCTCATGAACAAGGGGCTTGAAGTCATCGAGGCCTCCTGGCTGTTCGGTGTCACAGCCGACGAGGTCGCCGTCACGGTCCATCCCCAGAGCATCGTCCACTCGATGGTTGAATTCATCGATGGATCCGTCCTGGCTCAGTTGGGGCTGGCAGACATGCGCGTCCCCATCCAGTATGCCCTGACATATCCGGAAAGGTGGAACTGCGCGCTCCCCTCCCTCGATCTCCAGAAACTCTCCAGGCTCGAATTTCTAGAGCCTGATCATGACAAGTTTCAGTGTCTGAACCTCGCATATCGGGCGTTGCGGTCCGGGGGCACGGCCCCTGCAGTGCTCAATGCTGCCAACGAGGTTGCTGTCGAGTCTTTCCTGGACAACAGGATCGGGTTCGACGGCATCCCCAGCATCATTGCCTCGGTACTGGACGCACATACTCCGGTAGAAGCTTCCTCCCTCGGCGCCGTTCTCGATGCCGATGCCTGGGCGCGACGGAAGGCATGGGAGTTCGCAGACCACACGTGCTCGGCTGCGCATTGA